The genomic window ATCTTACCAGACTTGTAGTTTCACTTTCTTTCCATCCACTTCAATGGTTTTTACTTTAAAGTCAATGCCTGAAGGATAACAAGAGGAGAGaggaaaggggggtggggggtatgaGAATGAGTAAAATACCTCAGATATGAAGTGAAAACACACCCACCCCGGCTCACACACATCACACTGAGGCAAATATAGGTCACCCCCATTTGGGTGGAGACTGATTCAGGGTCATCTTTGCCATGATTTGACCCCCTTTTGTTGATCTGCCTCCATCAGCCATTATAAGAAAAGATGCACATACATGGTCtgggtggtttttgtttttggttgaaTTTCCTGCTGAGAGACAGATAGATACACAGAGAGAggcagagcagaggagggggctGTCCTGTGCAAAAACTGTGCATGCCAGAAAGCCAACCATTCTTCTGGGAACGTAGAGATGGTAAAAGAGATAGGAATGAGGGTGGGTGGACCTTCTGAGAGCCAAGTGAGAGGAATGAGATCTGAGGGAGAGATGGGGGAGAGGGTCAGGGAAGAGCCAGCACAGACATTCAACAgggggaggagaaaaaaaaaaaaagaaaaaagataagagacagtaagacagaaaaaaaaaaaaaaaagttgaggaaATGTGAGAGCACAGACTAGTTGAGACATGACAGCTCTGACTGTGTGTGCATGAGAAACCAGTTTGTGCAGAGTCAGGACATCAAATCCAGGAACAAAAAATCCAGCATGCAGGAAACATATGTGCCAacttagaaaaaacaaaacaaaacaacaatcacAAGCTGCTGTcataatgcaaatattacactttaACAACATACCGATGGTTGAGATATAGGTGGAGTTGAAATTGTCCTCAGCAAAACGGATGATCAGACATGTTTTTCCCACTCCGCTGTCTCCGATGAGTAACAGTTTGAAAAGGAAATCATACTTTTTCGCCATGATCGGAGCTGTTCTTCAAAGTTACAGCAGAACTCAGAGGGGGAGAGTAGTCCCTTTCTGTCTGGAAAACACTTTTCTCATCGACTTCAGGCTCCCAGTCTTGATGCAAATCCCTTTAGttatgattaaaataaaaacagacttttaTAAGTGTTGCCCCATGTAACGACTGgatcctcttttcttttcttctttttttttttttcctctctcagaCTTGTCACCGGTAAATTCCGATCCCCCTCAGTGCCTCTGGTCTGGATAGAAAAAATCGTCTACACTCCATCCAATCCAAAATTGAAGCGTCCACCAGCAGAGCATCCGACAACCATTTTACATTCCCCCGACAGTCAATATACCCCCGTTTACAAACACGCCGGGGTGGCTACGTGTTTCCagcctcccaaaaaaaaaaaaaaaagaaaaaaaaaagaaagaaaaaaaaaaaaaaactttctgtcCTCCCGGATCCGCTGGAGGCTACGTAGTGTGGGAGTGTTTCAGTTCATGGGAGTTAACGGCCCAGACCTGCACGTGCAAAAGCGGACACTAGATGGCGCCATTGGATCATAGAATCACAAACATAATCCCTTTTATTCACCAAGTTAACGCAAACAAGGGATTCTTTGTTGTCTCACTTGTATAGGACCTTATTTTCTTTCatacatttattccaaattaaCCAGCACCATTTAAATCACAGAAAAGAACATAACTACACAATTTGACCAAACAAATTCTATAATagcatcaatgttgtaggagctatttgtctgtttagtttttggttcaaagttaatttaccttttttgtttaataatttagtatttttttttgccaactgttcattttttgtttacttttggtttgtttaatatttagactaTTATGAATGAATTGATATTtagactacatttttttttttttttaattttcatggttattgcttttattctttagtatttagcacctttttgttttgtgttttcttattggtttagaccacaggtgtcaaacatgcggcccgggggccaaaaccggcccgccatagGGTCGAAttaggcccctgggatgaatttgtgaaatataaaaattgcactgacgatattaaccctttcatgcatagtggtcactacagtgttttagttccatatcagtcaacacagtggacgcttatgcatagtccccaacactgcaattcataccattactgtaactttgctgttctagataaacctgatctgcagtaacatgcttgagtgtaaaaaaaaaaaaaagaaatcactataattgctgtaattaactgttttgttttaaacacaaggtttttgagttttttttttttttgcatattatctctattatcttttttttttttttttttttttttttaaatgagtataataataataatagcaatagttttcacacagtatataagtAAATACAGGTTCCTTTGCTTGtaatattaaacacatggtgtccagctgagtggacatttttgtaactccatgaaaaaaaggttcataaaaaaatcaatcacattgttttttttgttttttttttttccatgcctaaagaggaataaatacattcagggaaaaaatcatgaaaaaggttctcataattcatgcatgaaagggttaacaatcaaggatgtcagaatcattttaggtcaattcaatctcaagtaggtcagaaccagtaaaatactatcataataacctataaataatgaaaactacaaaattttctttttgttgtagtgtaaaaaaaaaagtaaaattacacaaaaatgtttacatttacagactagccttttacaaaaaatgtgaataacctgaaaattcttaagaaaaataagtgcaatttgaacaatattctgcctgttactaaacgttttgtgtatttgtagatccactgtgatctgtaagttgtgatgcacatgtataaatgataaactgaggcataatattgttaaaactgcactgatttttcttaagaattttcaggttcatatttgttcatgttatgttcaagtacagttcgtagatgtaaacattttcattaaggaatttgactttcttcactcaaaaacagagaaaaatctttggagttgatattatttataagttcttatcctattgttgatattattttactggtccagcccactttagatcatattaggctgtatgtgggccctgaaataaaatgagtttaacacccctggtttagaccgtgggcacctgggtataaatagggagcaccaaattagaccagcatgcacctgggtcggcttatgttttttgttttatttttttaaccagaaAACCAGACAACCAGACAACCAGATAGCCAATCATTCACAGGCAGACAGGATGAGCCTCGGTTGTTGTTTGCCTCCCAAATCCTAAAAATAAACCCCTTGAAATACATCTATGgtatggacattgtatttttgactgcgtaaaccacaaacccatggtgcatctagtggttatttgagttatgttaaagttttaagttcagtcacttttaagttgatttaattctgatgatttttatgaacatctacatgatcagtaaattaaatacaagaaaataactgattttcactttaaaaaatgttaaatgcaaaggataatgtaataatatatggtgataaaacacctaactaatgttaaatagagagaaagcaGCAACATGATACtgataatataatcatgtgtaatatcAACAATGGGATATTTATCACATAAtcatgtgtaaaaacaacaatGGGATacttataatataatcatgtgtaataacaacaatgggacacttataatataatcatgtgtaataacaaCAATGGGATACTTATAATGtaatcatgtgtaataacaaTGGGATACTTACAATGTAATCTTGTGGAAGAGCAACAATGGGATacttataatataatcatgtggAATAGCACTGATGGGATACTTATAATATAATCATATATAATAACAACAATGGGATacttataatataatcatgtggAATAGCAACAGTGGGATACTTATAATATAATCATATAGAATAACAACAATGGGATacttataatataatcatgtggAATAGCAACAGTGGGATACTTATAATATAATCATATATAATAACAACAATGGGATacttataatataatcatgtggAATAGCAACAGTGGGATACTTATAATATAATCATATATAATAACAACAATGGGATACTTATTGCTACAAAggtagcaccaggtctttatgggttaatccaataACCCTAATAAactttaaaaaagcaacaaaaatcaTTACTATGAACCAAGAATTCTTCAAAATGGACTGATCACACCCCCTTCCAATAACTGTACTACTGTTTGTATTATATTCTGTATATTGTCTGTTGCATGCAATGTTTGAGCCTATTGTTGTGGTTCTCTGATAAAGTACGTTTAAAAAAGTCTTTAGTAGAGGTAAAAACAAAATTTAAgacaaagaaaaagtaaaataagaaaaaaaaaatctatgtaatTATGAACTCTATATGCAGCAAAAATTACACCACAGCTGGATTCCTTATGTTGTTTTATACACAGGTAGACGATATAATACATTATTAggtaaaaacatgaatatatcattttactttatttacagtaaagattttattgagaaaaaaaaaatatatgatttttttttactcttttatgtCGGTTCCGTCAGCTGACTGTTGTTTCCGGTCCCAGCCAGTGACTTTTTCCGGTGAGAGTCCACAAACGCAGACATGCCAGTAAGTACAAATCCCGTATTTATATTTCCCATCAGTGTCTTAAAAAGTGTTTAAATCCGGAGGGTGACATGCGGTGCATTATTGTGTTGTGATTGTACTTGATGTTGTGATGTTGTGTTGGTATAAATGTACGGATCTGTTACACACAATATGGCGAAACACGTGCGACAAAAGCAGCCCACGTTGTCTGTCTGAACAAGAAGATCCATCAGGGGGTAAATGTTCGAGATTTTAATGTGAAATTGATAGAAATCCTGGTTTAAAGCTGGGTTTTGTTCAgcttcagtctgtttgtgtcagattagGTAGCAGCGGTGTTGTGTTTCCTTCTGAAGTCACATGTTGAAGCCTTATCTCTGCCAGATAAAGCCTGTTTAATGTCAACACCATCACCTCCACACCTTCAACACCTTCACTTTCCTTTCACCACATGCTCATAACTAAGCTATAAAGACACTTTGACACATACTTAACCTCAATCATATTGTAAAGTAGTGTCATGAAACTCATCCATAGTAAGTTAAGACTGAATAAAAGGAAATATGTGGTTTTCAGCTAAAATGTGATTTCTTTCCAGCTTGCAAAGGATCTGCTGCATCCATCTGTagaggaagaaaagaggagaCACAAGAAGAAACGACTTGTACAGAGTCCCAACTCTTATTTTATGGATGTCAAATGTCCAGGTTTGTATAGGCTAAACAAGTGTAAAGGACACATTTACAGTAGGACCTGGCCAAGCCACTaacagagtgagaaagcactgcagcaatactaatcattccatatctgtttttaaaatttaatttagcagcaaccatactAGCTCAAATTGAAGGTCTAAGCAACTATTTTAACATGCTAAGGAATAATaactaaatatttaataaaaacatgaatttatcatcattgacaaagtaacagaatgagggaaaaatatacagcagttattcaaggtttggaagaAATACCTAAAAGTgttgttcctcaaggaaagtgcaaatatttagcatactgcacttttcttaatatatgagagtacattatacccaaaaatgaaactgatatcatttttatgtTAGTTCTAAAACACATTGGAGTGAGAATCtaaaaaagtaacagagtgaggcgtttgttcagtgtgatgcaccataataataatcatcaaaaatgttattaagatactgataaaattatcagtctttggccacatatggttcattactatatttaatacacatctgtctgctgttttattactaataaataacagtcaaaatcattatagtatttgattattatgaaatataagattagacaccagcatatatttttaagatatttatttagatgttgctatttacattctgaaaattatgctgtatacattcatttacaacctttactgttcttaatttatactgtattctcatatattttcttatatatccagttgaaattcaggtacaaattaaataaacacggTTTTAGAAACTACAGATATCtatctttcatgctgagtaagcaaaaatataattttagagaaaaaagaaattgaccctgatgttcactttcacttggcaAGGCCCAGTATCCAAGACCATCGACGTTATCTAGTTATTTATAGAAGAGAAAATTGACTGTTATTTGATTAATCGATGAttggtttgactttttttttatacccataaagacccagcgctacatttgttgttgtgctgctttttaagcaaatatatcaataactgaacacaaaagtaagtatctacaaccactgtcattaatcaaactccatggattttactggtgagtctacgttgtagaacaggggttcccaaagagGGGTACTTGGAAGACGTTCAGggagtacttgaaatttttttgggaaaaatacattaaataagtcatcatgtaccgaatacaaaataaataatgagaattcatgctgaaatataaaacacaataaagacattcatataatagttttagtgtcaatcattttgtttaagcttttttaacattttaaaaacatttgtattttatattattcaagatgagtttagttgggggtacttggctaaagaAGTATACTTTAGGGGGTAAAatgtaaaacactgttaaatgttCAAGAactactgttgtagaagatgacagtgtttccacattcactacagagcctctgaacatccaaatgggtcatatctgatgaccatgaaaagataaactacattttgcaccaattatttacatgtgttgataggattagtggatcaacaggtattaaacagtttacatcagtagatgattttggtcgccagttgctgtttgggtctttgtgggttaaagaaaaagggtaaaaaaatctTCTTAAATGTGACTCTTTTGGTGATTTCTTTCATCGTGTGTCAGTAAACTGAGTATCTTTGAGTTGTATCATCTTGGGACCAATTTCTGATGTTTCATAGACCAAAGTGTTACTCGATTAAATAATtacataatcaacacataaatCGATACTaataatatttgatttttgcaaccTTAACTAGAGTACTAGCCAGTTTTTTCCTCTTATTTGGACAAGACTGGAGATTACATGGTTAGAAGTATTTAATatcaagtaagtaagtaaattttatttatagagcactaatcacagacagggagtcCCAAAGTcctttacagtgcaaagtacaattaaaacacaattaaaatggaataaatacattaaatgcaatcattttgtagcagccctgagtcagtttggaTCATAATTTTTGCTCATTCTAATATTTAACTCTATGTGTGCCTTTAAGTGTTGCCCTTTCATTTTTTCCCATAGTGACTGGGGTGTCAAATAAGGCATAAATTGACACTTGTGGCTGTTTTGTGAAGTGAGTTTTAAGTGACTCCTTGAATAAACAGctgcatggacacacacacatggcGAATCAGAAGTACATTCTTTCTCTAGTGGTTGTAAAGTGTTCAACTTCAGCGGCTGGTCTCTGTGTTAGTGTTTCATGGCTATCCTattcaggtgtttttgttttttgtatttgtaggttGCTACAAGATCACCACAGTGTTCAGTCATGCTCAGACTGTAGTGCTGTGCGTCGGCTGCTCCACAGTCCTCTGTCAGCCCACAGGAGGGAAGGCTCGCCTCACAGAAGGTATAGAACACTCACCTCCAGCAGTGGTTTACTTCCATCCTACTGTACAGCACCACACATCTGTTAAAACCTCACTCCAAGCATCTGTTTCTTATATATTGTACATGTTTCAAAATctccaatttttaaaaaaaatttttttagaaatgaatgGCATCAGAGATAAAGAATGTGCCAAATCATACCTATGCACTTTGGTAAgatgaattagaaaacaaatgacagaagtgtTGATTGGCTAATTTTTTCAAGATAAAtagacacaatatacacaacagtTACACAGGTGATTTATAAAGTTTAATAAAATCTTTCTGTTTTGAGGTAGAGCTGGTTctactgttcacattttaacccaatatgTGAAAACTGTTAGTActtaatttgtctttattagtgcCCACTTTTGGTGaattttcactacttttattcaggAAGCATGTTGCTTGTAGACTggtataatgaaataatgaattacCTTTGAATGGAAAGTATGTGGTCACTTGGGCCTGTTTGTTGGTCTATTTATCAGTAGGATGACAGAATCTAATACGACAGCCATCACTTCTTCAGACTTTGCCACATAAGACGTTTGATTGAATTACAGACATTCAGGGTCTCGTCGCAGTCACGTGCTCTAGTGTCCTTCTACGTATGAATGTGGGTCACACTTGAATCTGGCCTGTACCCAGCAAATCTGTTTTTTAGAGCCACAGCAAAGCCATATTTAAAAAAAGTATTTTCCATTATGACCATCACCTTATAAGATTAATACAGCATCTCAAAATATTCATAGAGACTGAGTTAAGTTTTGCTTTTGAACTTGAACAAAACTGTATGAGTGAGCAACTTGTTGGGATGTAATGGGCTCTAGGATGGTCACTACTGTAGGCCTGTCAGTTATTATGGTTATATGAGGAAATAACAGTAGTTTTACATAATTGTCTCCATTCAcctgaatcattttttttttcagtaaacaaaacaaaacaaaaaaaaaaggacaacataattta from Sphaeramia orbicularis chromosome 16, fSphaOr1.1, whole genome shotgun sequence includes these protein-coding regions:
- the rps27.2 gene encoding 40S ribosomal protein S27.2, translated to MPLAKDLLHPSVEEEKRRHKKKRLVQSPNSYFMDVKCPGCYKITTVFSHAQTVVLCVGCSTVLCQPTGGKARLTEGCSFRRKQH